Below is a window of Herminiimonas arsenicoxydans DNA.
ACCGGGATGATGCGGGTTGCGGCATAGCCGAGTGCGGTAGCGCTTACCGCAGTGATGCCGATGCCTAGCAACAGTCGTCGTTGGATACGCATGATGAACTCACTGAATTAGGTAATACCGTCGAAGCGGCATCTGAAAAAATGGAAGGTCGCCGACCTTCCATTTTTCCGGGTTAACGAACCAGGATGTTTTCGCCCCGGCCCATTTTCGGATCTGCATCCTTGGTGAATTGCAGAATCGCGATACCGCCTGTCAAAGCCTGGCGCATCGAGTGCGTGACCAATGCATTGGCGCCTTCGATCGGCGAGATGATGTCAAACGACGCGGCATCGCCCGGCCCGACGACGTAGGTTTGCAAGCCCGTCATGGCGTTCTTCGGATTGCCGCTTGGATAGACCTTGTCCCAGATGCCTGCAATTGCATGGAACGACGAGGTTTCATTCGGGCCGGCATTGATGAAGTAGATACGCACACGTTCACCAGGTTTGGCCTGCAGCATGCGGGTCGCTGCCGGATCGTGTACCGGGTCGTACTTGAAGATGCCGCCATTGAACATCACGTTGGTCCACTTGTTGGCCATCATGTCGTCCTGGCTATCCGGATTTGCATACAGTTCGGACTGGATCAGCACATATTCGCGATCGGCTTTCGGCATGGCTTTCGGATCTTTCGGATCGACGATGATGGCGCCATACATACCGCGCGCAATATGCTGGATCATCGGATCGGAACCGCAGTGATAGAAGAAGATGCCGGGATGCTCGGCCTTGAATGTGAACTTGCCTTTTTCACCCGGCTTGACCGATTCGAAATCCTTGAGGATGTCGAACTGGCCGGCATGCATATCCATCGAATGGGAATTCTTGTTGTTCTTGTCGTTGAACAGCGTGAATTCGACTACATCGCCTTCCGTCACATGAACCACCGGGCCGGGAACCTGGCCTTCGAAAGTCCAGCTGCGATACATCGTGCCCTTGTTATCAATCGGCGTATTGACTTCCTTGGCGGTCATCGTGATTTGCACCGTCTTCGCCTGGACAGCCACGCTGGCCAGCATTGCTGCGGCCATCGAGACTGCCAGCAGCAGAGTTTTTTTCTTCATTGCTTACCCCTCTTGTTAAGATTTATTGAACGCCCGTTTTACTGACAAAGCGCAGGTAACTCACCATTTCCTTGATTTGTTCGTCGTCTAGTACCCCTCCCCATTTCGGCATAAGAACTGATTTGCTCACTGACAGGCCGCCTTCCTTGATGGCCTTGAACAGCGTGTCGTCGGGCGTATCGCCCATGGCTTTGCTATCGGTGTGATCGCGCGGCTTGACCGACATGTGCTGGCTGTTGATGCCGTTGCCGTCACGGTTGATTCCATGACACTGCACGCAATACGTGTTGTAAACCTTGATGGATTTGGCATGCTGATCCTGCGCCAGTGCGCCGGTGGACAGCAGTCCCAGCGCCCCGGCAAGCAAGGCGAACCTGATGAAATTTTGATGGCGCATCATTTTTTCTCCGCAGATTTCAGGGTCAACATATAGCCGGTCAGCTTTTGCAGATCGGCCGGATTCAGATCCAGTTTCGGCATCCATACATGGGCATCGAATGCTTGCGGATCCTTGATGTACGCCAGCATGTAATCCGGCTGCAGCCGGTCGCCGGCGGTAAACAATTCCGGCCCGGATGCGACGCCGGCATCAGGCTTGGCGGAATGGCAGGAGGTGCAACCCCGCAGTTTGGAGAACAGCATCGTGACAAACGATGGATTGACAGGCTCGTTCTTGAACGCGCCTTTTTCGATCAGGCCATCCGGTCCCTTCAGCGCCATTAAAGCCTCGGCTGCCTGGCTTGCTTCTTCCTTCGACAGCTTCGGATGCGCGGATAGTTGTGCGGTGTCGATCACATCGGGCGCGCCGGCCCCGCCGCCCTTCACCACTTTGGAATACAGCACGCCGCCGGAACGGATGACGGTCGGGTTCTGCAACCAGTTCTCCATCCATGCGCGATTGAACTTGCTGCCGGCAAAGTACAGGTCCGGCCCCTTGCGTTCCCAGAGGCGCTGCAGCGATGTGTTATCAGGCTTGGTCACTGCGTGACAGGCAATACATTGCTTGTTGAGCAGTTCCTGGCCGGGGCCGGCCCAGGAAGCCAGCGACGCTGTGCCCAGCGCCAGCATTCCCATGACATGTATCAGCTTCATTTTTGCTCCTTGTTTATTGAATTGCCTGACCTTTGAATACGTCGTTGGTATAAATGCCGGGACCTTTCTTCAGCGATTCTTCATAGTAGAAATTCGGCGTGAATTTTTTGCCTTTCCACTCGTACCAGTTCTCGTCATTCCTGATTTCATCGTATTCGATGGTGGTCATGATTCCGCCCATGGGCCGGTCGCCATTCATCGTGTGCGTATCGACGTGGTCGTGGATCATCCAGCGGCCCGGATTGTCGGCAGTGAAGATCACGTCATAGCGTTCGCCGGGACCGACCAGCACGGTATCGCCACGGATGGGATTGACCAGCGGGAAACCATCCTTGAATGCGATGATCGAGACATGCCCATGCATGTGGATGCTGTGCACCAGATCGCCGGCACCGATCAGGCGCAGACGGACGACATCGCCTTTCTTGACGCGGATAGGCTGGGTGTCCGGATAGGATTTGCCGTTGATCGTGAAGTAGTCGTAGTTGTCGCCGGGGACGCCGCCGAAACCCGGCTTGGCAGCCCATTTGGAATCCCAGTCGGACAACATCAGCACGTATTCCTTCGTCACTGTTTTTTCCAGCGCGGTCGGCTTTTTGGGACGCACGATGAACGGTCCCCACATGCCACGCAGCGTGACGTGCTCATTGACGTTGACGTGGCAGTGGTACCACATGGTGCCCGACGGTTCGGCTATGAATTTGTAGGTAAAGCTGTCGCCCGGCTTGATCGCGTCCTGCGTCACGCCAGGTACGCCGTCATTTTTCCAGGTGCCGCGTTGCAGCATGCCGTGCCAGTGTATGGTGTGGGGCAAGGCGGTCATATTGTTGACGTTGACGGTGATTTCATCGCCTTCATCGACATAGAACAGCGGGCCCGGAACCTGGCCGGCATACGCAAAGGTGTGGAACTGCTGCTTTTCCACCAAGGTGATGCGCGTATCTTCGATATTCATCTCGAAGTCGCGCTTCGCTGCAAGCGCGTCGACAGCTGCCAGCGCACTTGCAAGCAGCAGCCCTCCCACTACGACTGCCTTGCCAAAATCTCGCCCCCAAAGTTTCATACATGCTCCGTCTGATTGGATAAATAGGCATTTGAAATGCATATTTAAATTCAAAAAAAATGCACTCAATTCAACGTGTTTTAAATAACAGGCATTTAAGATGCATATTTAAGATTAAAAAAAATGGCCGGAACTCACGGATCTCTTTTAAACATGCATATCCTATCCAGCTTTAAATTGGATTGCAATAAAAAACATCAAAAGCATGTCGCCAAAAAAGTTATTGCGATGGAAGGATGAGTAAAAAAACAGCCGGTTTGCAGAGTCAGATTCTGCGCAACCAAGCCTGTTTAATCGGCGTTCGGCAGCGTGGTAAATATGTTGAAAGAGATGCGGGAAAAGCGCTCTGGCGATCAATCGAATATGCGCATGAATGCGTTACAGGCAAAAAAAAGGCTCCCGAAGGAGCCTTGAAAATTGAGACCGAATTAAGTGCTGATGCTGTTAGGCATGCGCTGCTGCAGTCTTGCCGCCTGCTGCCGTCTCTTTCTCCAGGAGGTCCTTGGAGAATTTGACGTGCTTGGCAAGTGCCGGACGCAATGCAACGATAGCCAGGACTGCAGCGGTCAGATCCATACATGCAACGGTGTACAGAACGGTAGACCAGGTGCCGGTCGCTTCCATCATCAGGTTGCCGACTGGTACGAACAGAGCGCCGATACCTTTAGCGG
It encodes the following:
- a CDS encoding putative multicopper oxidase (Evidence 3 : Function proposed based on presence of conserved amino acid motif, structural feature or limited homology; Product type pe : putative enzyme), translated to MNLNMHFKCLFIQSDGACMKLWGRDFGKAVVVGGLLLASALAAVDALAAKRDFEMNIEDTRITLVEKQQFHTFAYAGQVPGPLFYVDEGDEITVNVNNMTALPHTIHWHGMLQRGTWKNDGVPGVTQDAIKPGDSFTYKFIAEPSGTMWYHCHVNVNEHVTLRGMWGPFIVRPKKPTALEKTVTKEYVLMLSDWDSKWAAKPGFGGVPGDNYDYFTINGKSYPDTQPIRVKKGDVVRLRLIGAGDLVHSIHMHGHVSIIAFKDGFPLVNPIRGDTVLVGPGERYDVIFTADNPGRWMIHDHVDTHTMNGDRPMGGIMTTIEYDEIRNDENWYEWKGKKFTPNFYYEESLKKGPGIYTNDVFKGQAIQ
- a CDS encoding Putative copper-containing nitrite reductase (Evidence 3 : Function proposed based on presence of conserved amino acid motif, structural feature or limited homology; PubMedId : 8594334; Product type pe : putative enzyme), with product MKKKTLLLAVSMAAAMLASVAVQAKTVQITMTAKEVNTPIDNKGTMYRSWTFEGQVPGPVVHVTEGDVVEFTLFNDKNNKNSHSMDMHAGQFDILKDFESVKPGEKGKFTFKAEHPGIFFYHCGSDPMIQHIARGMYGAIIVDPKDPKAMPKADREYVLIQSELYANPDSQDDMMANKWTNVMFNGGIFKYDPVHDPAATRMLQAKPGERVRIYFINAGPNETSSFHAIAGIWDKVYPSGNPKNAMTGLQTYVVGPGDAASFDIISPIEGANALVTHSMRQALTGGIAILQFTKDADPKMGRGENILVR
- a CDS encoding Putative cytochrome c (Evidence 3 : Function proposed based on presence of conserved amino acid motif, structural feature or limited homology; Product type pc : putative carrier), with the protein product MMRHQNFIRFALLAGALGLLSTGALAQDQHAKSIKVYNTYCVQCHGINRDGNGINSQHMSVKPRDHTDSKAMGDTPDDTLFKAIKEGGLSVSKSVLMPKWGGVLDDEQIKEMVSYLRFVSKTGVQ
- a CDS encoding Putative cytochrome c, class I (Evidence 3 : Function proposed based on presence of conserved amino acid motif, structural feature or limited homology; Product type c : carrier), which codes for MKLIHVMGMLALGTASLASWAGPGQELLNKQCIACHAVTKPDNTSLQRLWERKGPDLYFAGSKFNRAWMENWLQNPTVIRSGGVLYSKVVKGGGAGAPDVIDTAQLSAHPKLSKEEASQAAEALMALKGPDGLIEKGAFKNEPVNPSFVTMLFSKLRGCTSCHSAKPDAGVASGPELFTAGDRLQPDYMLAYIKDPQAFDAHVWMPKLDLNPADLQKLTGYMLTLKSAEKK